The Christiangramia salexigens genome includes the window TGAATTTACCCATGGGAATTTCAGGATCAAAGGAGATACCGTAGATGTATTTCCAAGTTATGCTGATAACGCGTTTAGAATACATTTTTTTGGGGACGAGATAGAAGAAATTGAAGCTTTTGATCCAGGCACCAACGATATTTTGGAAAAATATGACAGATTGAATATCTATCCTGCGAATATGTTCGTTACATCGCCCGATGTATTGCAAAATGCTATACATGACATTCAGGACGATCTTACAAAACAGGTAAGTTATTTTCAGGATATTGGAAAAACTCTGGAAGCAAAAAGGCTGGATGAACGCACCAATTTTGATCTTGAAATGATACGGGAGCTTGGTTACTGCTCTGGTATTGAGAATTATTCAAGATATCTGGATGGGCGTAAACCAGGAACAAGACCCTTCTGCCTTCTGGATTATTTTCCTGAAGATTACCTCATGGTTGTAGATGAAAGTCACGTAACCATACCACAGGTGCATGCTATGTACGGTGGAGACCGTAGTCGTAAGGAAACACTTGTAGATTATGGTTTCAGATTACCGGCTGCGATGGATAACAGACCACTGAAATTCGAAGAATTCGAGGCTCTGCAGAATCAGGTGATCTACGTAAGTGCGACTCCTGCTGATTATGAACTTCAAAAAAGTGAAGGTATTTATGTAGAACAGGTTATCAGACCTACGGGGCTTCTGGATCCAGTTATAGAAGTTAGACCAAGTTTAAATCAGATAGATGACCTCATTGAAGAGATACATGTAAGAGTTGAAAAGGATGAAAGAATCTTGGTTACCACACTTACAAAGCGAATGGCAGAAGAACTTACAAAGTATTTAACGCGTATAGACGTGCGTTGCCGTTATATACATTCAGATATTGATACACTGGAAAGGGTTGAGATCATGCAGGATCTTAGAAAAGGTCTTTTTGATGTATTAGTTGGAGTAAACCTGCTAAGGGAAGGTCTTGACCTGCCTGAAGTTTCACTTGTTGCCATTATAGATGCAGACAAAGAAGGTTTCCTTAGAAGCAACAGATCCCTTACGCAAACCATTGGGCGTGCTGCAAGACATGTTAATGGAAAAGCGATTATGTATGCGGATAAGATCACAGATAGTATGCAGAAAACTATTGATGAAACCGAATATCGCAGAGAGAAGCAGATCGCGTATAACAAAGAGAACAACATCACCCCTACCGCGCTTGTGAAGAAGTTTAATAGTGCTCTGGTGAAGCAAAAGCTTGATATCTACGAACATGAAAAGCGTCCGGACCTAAAAGCTGCGGAAGAGGAAGCAGAATATCTAACTAAACCTCAGATAGAGAAAAAGATCAGAGAAAAACGCAAAGAAATGGAAGCTGCTGCAAAAGAACTGGATTTCATGCAGGCTGCTAAACTAAGGGATGAAATTAAAGTCCTTCAGGAGAAGGTAAGTGAAATGGCATAGGCTAATTGGGGATTTAATATAATTTGTTTTATATTTAGCTCACCCTAAGGCACTTATCGTTTCCCTGCAATGATAGACTTTTAAATTTTCTGTCTATGAGACTCCTATGCAGTATTGCCATTTTAATGCTTACATTCTTTGTAAATGCACAGGTTGGGATTGGAACCAGTGATCCAAAAGCTCAGCTTGATATTATCGCCACAGATAAAATTAATCCATTAAAGATCGATGGACTGTTAATTCCCAGGCTTGAAAAATTTCCTTCAGATAGCCCCGGTGCAGATCAGCATGGTATGCTCATATTTTTAAGCAAAAACATTACCGGTTTCAATCAGGGATTCTATTACTGGCACGCTCAGGAAGCTAAATGGAAATCAATAGTTTCAGATGCTACCTCAGCAAATTTCTATAAGCCAGGAACCAACCTAAGCCCAAATAATATAACGGAATCGATTTACAGGGATGCAAGTGTAGGTATAGGAACCGATCAAATTACTTCTCGACTCCAGGTAGCTATTGGTGCGGGAAAGGACCTAAGTCTCAAGAAGGGACTTGAAGTTGATAATGCCAATTCAGCCACAGATAACCTCACTACTTACGGAATTATTAGTGATAACCGTAGTACTACAAATGGTAATAAATACGGAATTAAAACCAATGTTGGTGGCGTGGGCATAGGCATACATTATGGCATTTTCAATGAAACCTACCAGAATAGCGGGACGAATGATATCTATGGCATTTTTAACCGGGTAGGAAGAACATTCGGTGCAAAAAGCAATAATTATGGAATATACAGCGAGATAGGTAGCATACAAGGCGTGGGAAACATTTATGGCATCTATAGCACTGCAACCGGGGATGCAAACAGTAATGTTTTCGCCGGTTACTTTGCCGGAAGAGTGGGAATTGGAACCAGTCAAGACACAGACTATATTCTACCTGTAGCCAGAGGTACAGAAGGACAGGTTATGGCGATCAATGCAACGGGCCAGGTCTCGTGGTCTAACGCAGGTTTTCAGAATTATTCATCTACAACAAGCAGCACAGCAGACTTTCTGATCACCGATGAGATCGGAACCCTCAGAATAAATAATCAGATCACCGGACTTATATTTCCTTTGGCCTCTGCCAATAAGGGAAGGATTCTAAGGCTGATCTCCTGGGTAGGGAATTCAGAAAAGCCATTCATATTCCAGGGAGGAGATGATCTTTTTGATGTAAGAACAAATTCAAAAGTTACCAGTATTAAACCTCAACAGGTCTTTACCATTCAAAGCGCAGGAAACCGATGGATACTTCTAGATTATTAAAAAAGCGCCCCTAAGGGCGCTTCCAACTTTAACTAATCAACTTTAAACTCAAGCTTAAGAGATCTCTATAAGTCTCTTAGACTGTACCTTCGCTTCTTCTTTCTTCGGAAGCGAAATCTCTAACACTCCATTTTTATATGAAGCTGAAATTTTAGTGGTCTCCACAGATTCAGGCAAACTAAAAGCACGCTTAAAACTGCTATAACTAAATTCTCTTCGCGTAAATCTTCCCTTTTCATCGGTAGATTCATTTTCCTTTTTAGATTCAGATGAGATAGTGAGAACATCATTATCCAGCTCTATATTAAAATCCTCTTTTGCTTTGCCTGGTGCGGCAACTTCTACATTAAAACCTTCGTCGGTTTCTTTAATGTTCACAGCAGGAATACTGGTTCCTATAGTGTTTACATTTGTAGTTCCTCCCATCCAGTCGGTTTTAAACATATCATCGAAAACCGATGGCAACCAATTTTTTTCATTGCTTTTAATTAAACTCATGACTTTATTTTTTTAAGGTTATTATTCGATTATTTTCACTAATGAATTAGCAAATTAGGAACCAATCGAAAAAACATGACTTTTTGTCGCGTTTTAATTTATTTTAAATGTCATCTTGTCATTTTGGTAAATCTTTATTAAAATCTTAGCTCTTTCCAAGGTTTGCTTAACTTTAACTGAAATCTAACCTGATGAAACAAGTCTTTAACCGCACCATTTCGTTTTTTAATGTAATAGAGAGTAAAATCGCATTCTACCCTACTCTATTGGCCTTAATGGGCTTCTGTTTTGCGGTTTTTATGTTATATCTGGAAAATCTGGGCATCTCCAGATACCTGGTAGAACATTCGCCAATTCTGGTGGTAGACAATGGAGATACCGCTATGACGATCTTAAGCTCTCTAATATCCGGACTTATATCTGTAGTAGTTTTTAGCTTTTCCATGGTTATGCTTTTGCTTAGTCAGGCATCCAGCAACTATTCACCGAGATTATTACCAGGTCTGATAAGCGACAGGCGTCACCAGATCATTTTAGGAGTTTACCTTTTCACGATACTCTACTGTATTTTTATTCTTTTTTCCATTCAGCCCACAGGAGATAAATATCAGATTCCGGGATTCTCGGTTCTTATCGGAATATTAGAAACCGTTTTTTGCATCTATGCTTTTATCTATTTTATTCATAATATCTCTCAAAGCATACAGATCAGCAATATCCTTCAAGGTATTTATAAAACAGCCAAGCTAAGATTGAATGATCTGGTGGAAAAAGAAGAGGAAGAAGTCGAGGAGTTTCCGGATAGTTCTGACTGGTATGAATACCATTCAGAAAAAAGCGGTTATCTCCAGAATATCTCCTATCCTAACCTCGTGGATATTTGCAAGGAGCAAGAAAATTTACTACATATACTCCCTGTAAAAGGAATGTTCGTTCTTAATGGAATCCCTATTATTCGATCCAAAAAGGAACTTGATGAGATATCTGTAAAAAGAATATTGTCAAATTTCAATTTTGCGAGAGAAGAGCTGGTTTCAGATAACTATGTCCTGGCTTTTAAACAGATCACAGAGATCATTGTAAAGGCTATGTCCCCGGGAATTAATGATCCGGGCACGGCAATTAATGGTATTGATTATTTAACCGAACTTCTAGCCATCAGAATGAAAAAAAAGGATTCCAATAGAATTACAAAGGACGGCCATGTATTTATTAAAATTAATACTATTAGCTTTGGCGATCTGCTTTTCAATATAATGGCGAGCATAAGAACATACAGTAAACACGATATTATTCTGGTTCAAAAATTACTTTTGATGTTTCATTATTTGAAGAAACAACGTTCTCATAATAATTCCTATTATGATAATATAGATCAGGAAGCAGCGAATTTATTACGTGATGCTGAAGATGCAATAACCAATAAGAAGGATTTTGAAAGGGCGAAAAACCTCGCAATTAAACTAAAATTAAATTTCTAACACCCTATATATTTTATGGCTTTAACTAATAATGATATTTTCAAAAAACTACGAGTAGCACACAAATTAACCAACGATGATATTGTAAAAATTTGCGAACTGGTGGATTTCAAAGTTTCTAAAAGTGAGCTTGGAGCGATCTTCAGAAAAGAAGGTCATGAAAAATATGTAGAATGCGGAGACCAGTTCCTTCGAAATTTTTTAGACGGACTAATCATTCACCTGCGAGGACCTATGCCTAAGAAATAAGGTTCTAACTAAGCATAAAAAAAGGAGCAGATCTCATCGAAATCTGCTCCTTTTCTATTTTAAAAAGAGATAAGCTATCTCACAAGTTTCTTGTATTTGATCCTCTTAGGCATCATATCACCACCAAGACGTTTCTTCTTGTTCTCCTCATAATCTGAGAAGCTACCTTCAAAGAAATATACCTGAGAATCTCCTTCAAATGCAAGTATATGCGTACATATCCTATCCAGGAACCAACGGTCGTGAGATATCACTACCGCACATCCTGCAAAGTTTTCAAGACCTTCTTCCAGTGCTCTTAATGTATTTACATCAAGATCGTTTGTAGGCTCATCAAGCAATAGTACGTTTCCTTCTTCCTTTAAGGTCATCGCAAGGTGAAGTCTGTTTCTTTCCCCACCAGAAAGCATGTTCACTTTCTTATTCTGCTCGCTCCCACTAAAGTTAAAGCGACTTAAATAAGCTCTGGAATTCACCTGACGTCCCCCCATCATAATTAGCTCCTGCTCATCGCTGAAGTTTTGCCAGATGGTCTTTTCAGGATCTATATTCGAGTGACTTTGATCTACATAAGCGATCTTAGCGGTTTCCCCAACTTCAAAACTTCCTTTATCCGGCTCCTCTTCTCCCATGATCATTTTAAAGATCGTAGTCTTACCTGCACCGTTGGGACCAATAATTCCAACAATACCCGCCTGCGGAAGATTAAAATTAAGATCTTCATAAAGCAATTTGTCTCCAAATGCCTTACTCACACCTTTAGCATCGATCACATTTGTACCAAGACGAGGTCCATTAGGAATATAGATCTCCAGCTTTTCATCCATCTGCTTCTCATCCTGACTCAATAATTTATCATAATTCTTAAGTCTGGCTTTCTGCTTGGTCTGTCTTCCTTTAGGACTCATTTTAGCCCATTCAAGCTCTCGCTCTAATGTTTTCTGACGTTTGCTGGCTTGTTTCTGTTCCTGTACAAGTCTCTTTGATTTTTGATCCAGCCAAGACGAATAATTTCCTTTCCATGGAATTCCTTCTCCCCTGTCAAGTTCCAGGATCCAGCCTGCCACGTTATCAAGAAAGTAACGGTCGTGAGTAACTGCGATCACAGTACCTTTATATTGTTGTAAATGATGCTCCAGCCAGTGTACAGATTCTGCATCCAGGTGGTTGGTAGGCTCATCCAGTAAAAGTACATCCGGTTCCTGTAACAGAAGACGACATAATGCTACTCTTCTTCGTTCCCCTCCAGATAATATAGAAATCTTTTTATCTGGCTCCGGAGTTCTTAAGGCATCCATCGCAATCTCCAACTTGGTATCAAGTTCCCAGGCATTGCTTGCATCGATTTTATCCTGAAGCTCAGCCTGTTTATCCATAAGCTTTTGCATCTTATCTGCATCTTCATAAACTTCGGGAAGACCAAACATATCATTGATCTTATTATATTCATCGAGAATACCCACAGTTTCAGAAACACCCTCCTTTACGATCTCCAGTACCGTCTTATCATCATCAAGCTCAGGTTCCTGCTCCAAGATTCCAACACTATAATTAGGTGAGAAGACAACATCTCCCTGAAAATTCTGATCCTTCCCTGCTATAATATTAAGCAAGGTGGATTTACCAGAACCGTTTAATCCTAAAATTCCAATCTTAGCTCCGTAGAAAAAGCTTAAATAGATGTTCTTCAAAACCGGAGTATTCGCCCTTGGAAAGGTTTTTGTCACTCCGGACATTGAGAAAATCACTTTTTTATCGTCTGACATATATTTTATTAAAATTTAGTGTTCAGTTAATGAATGCAAATATCCTATAATTTTCAGAATTTTCAATTATCATATACACCCAGTAATCTTTGAATTATAACCAATTGCCCTGTATGATAGGCTGTATGCTCAATTACAAGCAAAAATTCCCGTAAAAGGCTATTCTCTTTAGAATTCACCACCCCTTTATTAAGGTCGTTATTGGGATCCCGTATAAAATCTTTCAACAATCTTCTGTCTTCAAAATAATCTGCCATCATACTTTCCCATTCCTTTTGATCGGCGGGAGCCTGCTTGGACGGCCAGTAATCATCGGGCCAATCCCGGGTTTGGTAATCACCAGAAATAGTATATTCAAGAATATCCTTTTGAGCAAAGCAGATATGGAAAAACACCTCATAAAAAGAATATGGCAAGCCTTCAGGTCTTATATCAAGCTTTTCAAATGGAATCTTATCCAGCAAACTATCTATGGATGCAAAGGCAAGGCCTCCTTCAAGATGTTTTATAAGCTGAGCTCTCTGTGCATTATCTTCAGTCATCATATTTAATTTAAATTCTGCCTTTTAAAGCATTGAACACCCATGAAATAAAGAAAAAGCCTATTCCTGTAGTAGAAAAGCCGATTGCATATTCAGGATACTTCAGGACTCCCAAAAGCACAAGTGCTGCACCTACAATAAACATTAAAAAAGATGCCCAGCCAAATATGGTATTTTTATTCATTCCCATTTTGTATCCTATTTATTACAAATATCAGCTAATTTTTAATGACTCATTTAAACCGAAGAATTCTGGTGTTTTTGTATTTTAGCCAAAAGCCTTTTCTGAATCAGAATTCTTAAAATTCCTTCAGAAAAAAGATTAATTTAAAATTAATCACATTAAATCATTGAAATTATTGTAAAAAATTCAAAAATGGATATCAACTTCAATAAAAATGAAGACTACAATAAGCTTTTGGTTTCTACTTTAAAACAAAAGCTGGGAAAAGTTAAACTTGGCGGTGGCGAAAAACGTATCGAAAAGCATCATTCCAAAGGAAAGATGACTGCCAGAGAACGAATTGATTTTCTTCTGGATAACCCAGAAAATTCTATAGAGATCGGAGCCTTTGCAGGTGACGGAATGTACGAGGAGCACGGAGGCTGCCCTAGTGGTGGTGTTGTGGTTAAGATTGGATATGTCTCAGGCAAACAATGTATCGTTGTTGCAAATGATGCAACGGTTAAAGCCGGTGCCTGGTTCCCAATTACAGGGAAAAAGAATCTTAGAGCTCAGGAGATCGCAATAGAAAACCGTCTACCTATCATTTACCTTGTTGATAGTGCGGGTGTATATCTGCCAATGCAAGACGAAATTTTCCCCGACAAAGAACATTTTGGAAGAATTTTCCGAAACAATGCGGTAATGAGCAGCATGGGAATCACCCAAATTGCTGCAGTAATGGGAAGTTGCGTGGCCGGTGGCGCTTACCTGCCTATCATGAGCGATGAGGCGCTCATCGTAGAAAAGACAGGGAGTATATTTCTTGCCGGGAGTTACCTTGTAAAAGCTGCTATTGGTGAATCTATAGATAATGAAACCCTTGGTGGAGCAACCACACATAGTGAAATAAGTGGTGTTACAGACTACAAAGCCAAAGATGATAAGGATGCTCTTACGCGTATCCAGAAAATCATGGATAAGATTGGTGACTTCGATAAGGCAGGTTATAGTCACACTAAACCAGTGAAGCCAAAGGAAAAACAGGAGGATATCTATGGAATTCTTCCTAAAAAACGAAGCGATCAATACGATATGCACGAGATCATTAATCGCCTTGTGGATGGATCTGAATTTGAAGAATATAAAGAGGGTTATGGTCAGTCTATTATAACCGGATATGCCCGCATAGATGGTTGGGCCGTTGGTATCGTTGCGAATCAGCGAAAGATCGTGAAGACTAAAAAAGGTGAGATGCAGTTTGGAGGAGTGATCTATTCAGATTCAGCAGATAAGGCCACACGATTTATTGCAAATTGTAATCAGAAGAAAATTCCTCTGGTGTTCTTGCAGGATGTAACAGGTTTCATGGTAGGAAGCAAAAGCGAGCATGGCGGAATTATTAAGGATGGTGCAAAGATGGTTAATGCGGTAAGCAATTCTGTAGTGCCAAAATTTACTGTCATCATAGGTAACAGCTACGGTGCGGGTAACTACGCGATGTGTGGAAAAGCTTATGACCCTAGACTTATAGTTGCTTGGCCAAGTGCTGAGCTTGCAGTAATGGGTGGAACACAGGCGGCAAAAGTTCTTGCTCAGATTGAAACCGCTGCCCTGGAAAAGAAAGGCGAAAAAGTTGACGAGAAAAAGGAGAAAGAGGTCTTTGAAAAATTAAAGGCAAAATACGATGAGCAAACCTCAGCTTATTATGCTGCTGCGAGATTATGGACCGATGCCATAATTGACCCGCTGGATACCAGAAAATGGATCTCCATGGGTATTGAAGCGGCTAACCATGCTCCAATCGAAAAAGACTTCAATTTAGGAGTTATCCAAACCTGATAATCTATATGAATAAATATATCTTATTATTAATTGCGCTTTTGAGCAGCACTGCTCAGTTTGCTCAGGTTGTTGGATCGAATCATACAGAGTACACCAGGGCCGATACCTTACGAGGTAGTTTAAGGCCGGAACGCAGCAATTTCGATGTTTTAAAGTATCATTTAAAACTGAAGGTCGAACCTGAAGATCAATATATTTCGGGATCAAATACCATAACTTTTGAAGTGGTAGATGAGCTTTCTGTGATGCAATTGGATCTTTTCAGTAATATGGAGATCGACTCCATAATACATCAAGGTGTAAAACTTAACTACGAAAGGGAATACAATGCTGTCTTTATAGATCTCAAAGAAGCCTTAGGAAAAGGTATAACAGATTCCATCAGGTTCTATTATCACGGAAATCCTATAGTTGCTGAAAATGCACCCTGGGATGGTGGTTTTGTATGGAGTGAAGATAAGGACGGAAATCCCTGGATAGGAGTTGCCGTACAAGGTACAGGAGCAAGCCTCTGGTATCCAAATAAAGATCATCAAAGCGATGAACCAGAGGAAGCCAGATTGGATATTGCAGTGCCTAACGGTCTTATGAACGTTTCTAACGGCAGATTTGTAAGAGAAACCGATCTTGGCAACGGATTTACCGAATGGAGCTGGGAAGTTACTAACCCCATTAATAACTACAATCTTATCCTGAATATTGGGAATTACTCCCATTTTTCTGATTCTTATAATGAGTTGAAACTGGATTATTATGTTTTACCTTATAATCTTGAAAAAGCCAAAATCCAATTCGAAGAGGTAAAGGGAATGATGGCATGTTTTTACGAAAAAATGGGACCTTATCCATTTGAAGAGGACGGTTTCAAGCTAGTAGAAACACCATATCTCGGTATGGAGCATCAAAGCGCGGTAGCCTATGGCAATGAATATAAGAAAGGTTATTTAGGCAGAGATCTTTCGGGCACAGGCATAGGACTGAACTGGGATTATATCATCATCCATGAATCGGGACATGAATGGTACGGTAATAGTATAACCTCAAGGGACATTGCAGATATGTGGATACAGGAAGGTTTCACCAGTTATACCGAAGCTATTTATGTTGAATGCAGATGGGGAAAAGAAAAGGCGTTGGAATACCTGCAGGGAGTTAGACGAGGTATAGGCAATAAAAACACCATAATTGGAGATTATGGGGTAAATGCTGAAGGATCGGGAGATATGTATTTTAAAGGAGCAAATCTGTTGAATACCATTAGAAGTATTTACGACAATGATTCCTTATGGTGGGAGACACTGAGAAATTATACCAAAACCTACAAGCATCAGGTAATTACAACTCAGGATACCGAAGCGTTTTTTAATGATGCAATTGACACAGACCTGAGCCCCATTTTTGATCAGTATTTGAGAAATTCGGCTCTTCCGGTACTTCAGTTTAAAAAAGATAAAGGAAATATCTTTTATCGATGGAAAGCTGATGTGACTAACTTTAAAATGCCGGTAGATGTATTCATTAATAGTAAGGAAATCCGGCTGACGCCAGATAAAGAGTGGAAAAAACTGGAAAACAAAAAAGCAAAGCTTGACCAAATTCAGCTTAATGAGCTTGAATTTTATGTCGCTCTGCAGAAGCTATAAAATTTACCTTTAAAGAGATTATCGAAGCCGGCTAACATGTTAATTAGCCGGCTTTTTTCGTGATAATCCTATAAATTTCTCCAGAAATATTACCTTATTCATTAATAATCAGTAACTTAATGTGTAATTTTTTACGCTATGTTAAGTATAAGAACACTTAATAAGTGGGCCAATGCACACACTTACTACTGGCTGGATTTGCTAAGAATTGCGCTTGGGGTCTTTCTTTTTTTAAAAGGAATTCAGTTTATTTCTCAAAGCAATACACTTCTGGAATTAATCAAACCTTTACAGAATTTTGGTGGGATCATGATCGTCGTCCACTATGTTGCCCCGGCACATTTGGTAGGTGGTCTTTTGATCGCCTTCGGATTGCTTACAAGATGGGCTCTTATAGCTCAGCTTCCAATTCTAATTGGTGCAATCCTGATCAATTTCGTTGGAGTGATGAATCCCGGAAACCTAATTGAGGCTCTGGTAGTATTTGTATTTACCATTTTTTTTATGTTTTACGGCTCCGGAAAACATTCGATAGATTATTATCTGAAAATGGGATATTGATTCTTGGTCTGCTTCGCTTACAGGCTTATTCTGATGGAATAAGCAGTAAATCTTTTTGCCTTGTATTTACGTATCTAAAACCTTCCTCTCCCCAGAAACCCGCTTCTTCAAGCATGATCCTTACGCTCTTGCCCCATTCGGGCAATTGAACTTCGGTATTCAGTTCTATCGCATATACAGTGTTCTCGAACAACTTATAATCTCCGGTTCCCGGTACACCGTCTTGCTGATCCCACATACCAATAGTTGGTCCTGCAGAATGACCATACAATCCAAGTGGATGTGTATAAATAGATGGCTTCAAGCCTTTATTCTTTGCCTCTTCCAGACTTTTACTCAGGATCTCATTTCCGCTTAGTCCTGTTTTAAAATTTGAAGTAAGTATATCCTGTAGCAGATTTCCTTTATTAAAAGCCTGTTTCAGAAATTCAGGAGCTTCTTTTTCGTCTGCTTTAAGAACATAACCCATTTGCTGGCAATCTGTATTTAATCTTAAATAGGTGATCCCAAAATCACAATGGATCAAATCTCCGGGCATGATCACCTTACTACCGTTTTCGTCAGAAAAGGCGGTGATATGATCTACAAGCTCCTCTTCACTTCGCTGAATATCCACGGTTGGATGAAACCAGGTCTCGAGCCCCATATCGGTAACCTTCTGGCGTATCCACCATACCACATCGTCTGTAGTTGTAACCCCGGGTTGAATCACTTTTCTGCTAAATGCTTCAGCAATTATCTGTTTTGTAATATTAACCAAATCGCTATAAAGAAGCATCTCCTTCATGGTTCTGGTCTCAATCCAACCTACGGCCAGATCCTCCGCTGAAGTAATACGACTCTTATAATCTTCGGGTAGAGCCTTTATTAATTCGTCATAATCTGTTTTCACCAGACCATCAGCTATCCCGAAGTTTTCAGAAATATTGAGGCCTATCCTTTTTGGATCTCTTTTTTCAATAATATCCACCAAGGCCTCCCATTGATTGGGTTGCTTTTCCGGATTCCATGCTGATTTAATATTATCTCCTATGCTATATCGCGCCACCGCTAATTTCTCAATAGTATTCTCACTAGTATTTCTATAAAAAACCAGGATCGTGCGTCTTCGCGCATTAAGCCAGGTTGATGGTAACATGGTTTTTAAAACAGGATCTTCATTATACTCTCTTGAGATCACGATCCACATGTCAATACCGGTTCTATCCATCAGGTCCGGCAGAACCGTATTAAAGCGTTCTCCAAGCACCTCATCTATTAGAGTAGAGCGCTCTTGTTCATTTAAGATCTGTGATTGAGATACAAAACAAAATAACAATGCCGTAAGCAGTAGGATTTTTTTCATCTGTATAATTTAGGATTAGTCCACACGGCTTCGGAAAGTATTTTCCCGGTGAATTTTGCCATTTGGGGTTTCTTCAAATTTTTCGACCAGATAGATCTTCTTTGGTTTTTCGTTTTTATCCAGACTCTTCAAGGAGTTGATCTTCTTTTCAAGATTATTCAGGGTTTCTTCAGAGAA containing:
- a CDS encoding DUF2254 domain-containing protein encodes the protein MKQVFNRTISFFNVIESKIAFYPTLLALMGFCFAVFMLYLENLGISRYLVEHSPILVVDNGDTAMTILSSLISGLISVVVFSFSMVMLLLSQASSNYSPRLLPGLISDRRHQIILGVYLFTILYCIFILFSIQPTGDKYQIPGFSVLIGILETVFCIYAFIYFIHNISQSIQISNILQGIYKTAKLRLNDLVEKEEEEVEEFPDSSDWYEYHSEKSGYLQNISYPNLVDICKEQENLLHILPVKGMFVLNGIPIIRSKKELDEISVKRILSNFNFAREELVSDNYVLAFKQITEIIVKAMSPGINDPGTAINGIDYLTELLAIRMKKKDSNRITKDGHVFIKINTISFGDLLFNIMASIRTYSKHDIILVQKLLLMFHYLKKQRSHNNSYYDNIDQEAANLLRDAEDAITNKKDFERAKNLAIKLKLNF
- a CDS encoding DinB family protein, producing the protein MMTEDNAQRAQLIKHLEGGLAFASIDSLLDKIPFEKLDIRPEGLPYSFYEVFFHICFAQKDILEYTISGDYQTRDWPDDYWPSKQAPADQKEWESMMADYFEDRRLLKDFIRDPNNDLNKGVVNSKENSLLREFLLVIEHTAYHTGQLVIIQRLLGVYDN
- a CDS encoding Hsp20/alpha crystallin family protein, which encodes MSLIKSNEKNWLPSVFDDMFKTDWMGGTTNVNTIGTSIPAVNIKETDEGFNVEVAAPGKAKEDFNIELDNDVLTISSESKKENESTDEKGRFTRREFSYSSFKRAFSLPESVETTKISASYKNGVLEISLPKKEEAKVQSKRLIEIS
- a CDS encoding DUF1456 family protein, translated to MALTNNDIFKKLRVAHKLTNDDIVKICELVDFKVSKSELGAIFRKEGHEKYVECGDQFLRNFLDGLIIHLRGPMPKK
- the ettA gene encoding energy-dependent translational throttle protein EttA; the protein is MSDDKKVIFSMSGVTKTFPRANTPVLKNIYLSFFYGAKIGILGLNGSGKSTLLNIIAGKDQNFQGDVVFSPNYSVGILEQEPELDDDKTVLEIVKEGVSETVGILDEYNKINDMFGLPEVYEDADKMQKLMDKQAELQDKIDASNAWELDTKLEIAMDALRTPEPDKKISILSGGERRRVALCRLLLQEPDVLLLDEPTNHLDAESVHWLEHHLQQYKGTVIAVTHDRYFLDNVAGWILELDRGEGIPWKGNYSSWLDQKSKRLVQEQKQASKRQKTLERELEWAKMSPKGRQTKQKARLKNYDKLLSQDEKQMDEKLEIYIPNGPRLGTNVIDAKGVSKAFGDKLLYEDLNFNLPQAGIVGIIGPNGAGKTTIFKMIMGEEEPDKGSFEVGETAKIAYVDQSHSNIDPEKTIWQNFSDEQELIMMGGRQVNSRAYLSRFNFSGSEQNKKVNMLSGGERNRLHLAMTLKEEGNVLLLDEPTNDLDVNTLRALEEGLENFAGCAVVISHDRWFLDRICTHILAFEGDSQVYFFEGSFSDYEENKKKRLGGDMMPKRIKYKKLVR
- a CDS encoding CAL67264 family membrane protein, whose translation is MGMNKNTIFGWASFLMFIVGAALVLLGVLKYPEYAIGFSTTGIGFFFISWVFNALKGRI
- the uvrB gene encoding excinuclease ABC subunit UvrB, yielding MKFKIKSDYKPTGDQPRAIDQLVTGIKNNEPFQTLLGVTGSGKTFSVANVMERVQKPTLVLAHNKTLAAQLYSEFKEFFPDNAVEYFVSYYDYYQPEAFIPSSGTYIEKDLSINEEIEKLRLSTTSSLLSGRRDVIVVASVSCLYGIGNPVEFQKNVVSIERDMEISRTKFLHRLVQSLYSRTEAEFTHGNFRIKGDTVDVFPSYADNAFRIHFFGDEIEEIEAFDPGTNDILEKYDRLNIYPANMFVTSPDVLQNAIHDIQDDLTKQVSYFQDIGKTLEAKRLDERTNFDLEMIRELGYCSGIENYSRYLDGRKPGTRPFCLLDYFPEDYLMVVDESHVTIPQVHAMYGGDRSRKETLVDYGFRLPAAMDNRPLKFEEFEALQNQVIYVSATPADYELQKSEGIYVEQVIRPTGLLDPVIEVRPSLNQIDDLIEEIHVRVEKDERILVTTLTKRMAEELTKYLTRIDVRCRYIHSDIDTLERVEIMQDLRKGLFDVLVGVNLLREGLDLPEVSLVAIIDADKEGFLRSNRSLTQTIGRAARHVNGKAIMYADKITDSMQKTIDETEYRREKQIAYNKENNITPTALVKKFNSALVKQKLDIYEHEKRPDLKAAEEEAEYLTKPQIEKKIREKRKEMEAAAKELDFMQAAKLRDEIKVLQEKVSEMA